A window from bacterium encodes these proteins:
- a CDS encoding DegT/DnrJ/EryC1/StrS family aminotransferase — translation MASLAIKGGTPVRKAPFPVWPVWGDEEIENLTEVVKSGKWGRLNGKVTERFEQKYAAYQEAKYGIAVNSGTTALRLALTAADVNPGSEVICPAYTFIATASAAVEAGCVPVFIDIDPQTYNMDANAIEQAISPRTEAIMPVHFAGRPADMDAIMAVAQKHHLKVIEDAAQAWGAEWNGKRVGALADAGCFSFQSSKNINAGEGGIILTNDDLIAKFARSHHNCGRSEDGLWYEHFYFGGNYRITEFQSAVLLAQLERYDELLKIRQQNLKKLDELLGPIEGIEVLPQDERVTSHACHLYIFRYQKDHFAGKSKQVFIEALRKEGIPCSAGYSIPLYRQPVFLNRAFGPRGKSVALPVNYQTFLCPETEKACYEEAVWFTQNILLATEEDMNDIAEAIAKIKEHADHL, via the coding sequence ATGGCGTCTTTGGCGATTAAAGGCGGTACGCCTGTCCGCAAAGCACCGTTCCCGGTTTGGCCGGTATGGGGTGATGAAGAGATCGAAAATCTGACCGAAGTAGTTAAAAGCGGCAAATGGGGCCGCCTCAACGGCAAGGTGACCGAACGATTTGAGCAAAAATATGCAGCCTATCAGGAGGCCAAGTACGGCATCGCGGTCAACAGCGGCACCACCGCCTTGCGGCTGGCGCTTACTGCAGCCGACGTCAACCCCGGCTCTGAGGTGATCTGTCCAGCCTATACTTTTATCGCCACCGCCTCTGCGGCTGTGGAAGCAGGCTGCGTGCCGGTGTTCATCGACATCGATCCGCAAACCTATAATATGGATGCCAACGCCATCGAACAGGCCATCAGTCCGCGCACTGAAGCCATTATGCCGGTCCATTTCGCCGGACGGCCTGCGGATATGGACGCGATCATGGCTGTGGCGCAAAAGCACCATTTGAAAGTGATTGAGGACGCGGCGCAAGCGTGGGGCGCTGAATGGAACGGCAAACGGGTCGGCGCCCTGGCCGACGCCGGCTGTTTTTCTTTCCAGTCCTCAAAAAATATCAACGCCGGCGAAGGCGGAATCATCCTCACCAACGATGACTTGATCGCCAAATTCGCCCGTTCCCACCATAACTGTGGTCGCAGCGAAGACGGCCTGTGGTATGAACATTTCTATTTCGGCGGCAACTATCGCATTACGGAATTCCAATCCGCTGTGCTGCTGGCCCAACTGGAGCGCTACGACGAGTTGTTGAAAATCCGTCAGCAAAATTTGAAAAAGCTCGATGAACTGTTGGGGCCGATAGAAGGCATCGAGGTGCTGCCGCAGGATGAGCGCGTGACTTCACATGCCTGTCATCTCTACATCTTTCGCTACCAGAAAGACCATTTTGCCGGCAAATCCAAGCAAGTATTTATTGAAGCCCTGCGCAAGGAGGGCATCCCTTGCAGCGCCGGCTACTCCATCCCCCTGTACCGGCAGCCGGTGTTTCTGAACCGCGCCTTTGGCCCCCGGGGCAAATCCGTAGCCCTGCCGGTGAATTACCAGACTTTCCTGTGCCCGGAGACCGAGAAAGCCTGCTATGAAGAGGCGGTCTGGTTTACGCAGAACATTCTGCTGGCTACCGAAGAGGACATGAACGATATCGCCGAGGCCATCGCCAAAATTAAAGAGCATGCGGATCACCTGTAG
- a CDS encoding formylglycine-generating enzyme family protein, with protein sequence MRPLFLILLSVTAASAQSSPQPPAGMVYVPAGTFIMGSRVGDDDESPQQYAETGAYFIDAYEVSNAEFKRFDPTFIFKTGYENHAACVTWEQANAYAVWCGKRLPTEKEWEKAARGTDGRLYPWGNTYDHTFVAWDQTYARGAAPADPVSPYGCHDMAGGAWEWTADWYKPYPGNSIPCEAYGEKYKVMRGGASFNDYAHMRTTHRYYLPTNTTGNYYTGFRCVKDVEPEAR encoded by the coding sequence ATGAGACCTCTATTTCTGATCCTGTTGTCCGTCACTGCCGCTTCGGCCCAATCGTCTCCTCAACCGCCGGCGGGCATGGTCTATGTCCCGGCCGGCACGTTTATCATGGGCAGCCGAGTGGGCGATGACGATGAGAGTCCGCAGCAGTATGCAGAGACGGGCGCCTATTTTATCGATGCCTATGAAGTGAGCAATGCGGAATTTAAACGATTTGATCCCACGTTTATCTTTAAAACCGGCTATGAGAACCACGCCGCCTGTGTGACTTGGGAGCAGGCCAACGCCTACGCCGTCTGGTGCGGGAAACGGTTGCCCACGGAAAAAGAGTGGGAAAAAGCGGCGCGCGGCACCGATGGACGTCTCTATCCCTGGGGCAACACTTATGACCATACGTTTGTGGCCTGGGATCAGACCTATGCCCGCGGCGCAGCGCCGGCGGATCCGGTGAGCCCCTATGGATGCCATGACATGGCTGGCGGCGCCTGGGAGTGGACCGCGGACTGGTACAAGCCGTATCCTGGCAATTCGATCCCCTGCGAAGCGTACGGAGAAAAATACAAAGTCATGCGCGGCGGCGCCAGCTTTAATGATTACGCCCACATGCGCACGACCCACCGTTATTATCTGCCCACCAACACCACGGGAAATTATTACACCGGATTCCGTTGCGTGAAAGATGTGGAACCGGAGGCTCGATGA
- a CDS encoding GHMP kinase, producing MVDLFVPGRLCLLGEHSDWAGGYRRMDSSIHKGYCLIVGTNQGIYSRIKRHPNKIIIRTTLPDGKVLGPHEIDLDMDKLLEVAVEGGFYSYTAGVAYTAMCHYDVQGLEIDAYRMDLPIRKGLSSSAANNVMVARAFNQLYNLKLTKRGEMELAYQGEILTPSRCGRMDQACAYGSIPVFLTFDGERLEVQEVHPAADIHMVVADLKAGKNTQKILADLNACYPKSGGKIGEDVRYYLGPVNKDILFRGREALEQGDAQQLGALMTEAQRFFDLFLAPACPQEFLSPKLHFVLSSPEISEFVYGGKGVGSQGDGCVQFVARDQKAQAALLQKLHEMELEPYPLTIFKDTGTEANGSK from the coding sequence ATGGTTGATCTGTTCGTCCCCGGTCGACTTTGCCTGCTCGGGGAACATTCGGATTGGGCCGGCGGATATCGGCGTATGGATTCCTCGATTCATAAAGGATATTGTCTGATCGTCGGCACCAATCAGGGGATCTACAGCCGGATCAAGCGTCATCCGAACAAGATCATCATTCGCACCACCTTGCCGGACGGCAAGGTGCTGGGCCCGCATGAGATCGATCTGGATATGGATAAGCTGTTGGAGGTGGCTGTGGAGGGCGGATTCTACAGCTATACGGCGGGCGTTGCTTACACCGCTATGTGCCATTATGATGTCCAGGGCTTGGAGATCGATGCCTATCGAATGGATCTGCCCATTCGCAAAGGGCTGTCTTCTTCGGCAGCCAACAATGTGATGGTGGCTCGCGCCTTCAATCAGCTTTATAATTTAAAGCTGACCAAGCGTGGGGAGATGGAGCTGGCGTATCAGGGAGAAATTCTCACGCCGTCGCGCTGCGGCAGAATGGATCAGGCGTGCGCCTATGGTTCTATCCCGGTCTTTCTGACTTTCGACGGCGAACGTCTGGAGGTACAGGAAGTCCATCCGGCTGCCGACATTCATATGGTGGTGGCGGACCTTAAAGCCGGCAAGAATACGCAAAAGATTCTCGCTGATCTGAATGCCTGCTATCCCAAGAGCGGGGGCAAAATCGGTGAAGATGTGCGCTATTACCTCGGGCCGGTGAATAAAGACATTCTTTTCCGCGGACGAGAAGCGCTGGAACAGGGCGATGCGCAGCAGCTGGGCGCGTTGATGACCGAAGCGCAGCGTTTTTTCGATCTGTTTCTGGCTCCCGCCTGCCCTCAGGAGTTTCTCTCTCCCAAGCTGCATTTTGTGCTGTCCAGCCCGGAGATCAGCGAATTCGTTTATGGCGGCAAGGGCGTTGGTTCACAGGGTGATGGCTGTGTGCAATTCGTCGCCCGCGACCAAAAGGCGCAGGCCGCTTTGCTGCAAAAACTGCACGAGATGGAACTGGAGCCCTACCCGTTGACTATTTTCAAGGACACGGGTACAGAGGCGAATGGAAGTAAATAG
- a CDS encoding DUF2007 domain-containing protein: MPDFVAIALFDSAFEIKLTMARNLLEQNGIEFFATNENFRSVEPPIGLLPQNLCIELRVPVKKSKEARQLLAPILNRK, translated from the coding sequence ATGCCAGATTTTGTCGCTATAGCTCTCTTTGACTCCGCTTTTGAGATAAAACTCACCATGGCTAGAAACCTGCTTGAGCAAAACGGAATTGAATTCTTTGCAACAAATGAAAATTTTAGGTCGGTTGAGCCGCCTATCGGGCTTTTGCCACAAAATCTGTGCATTGAATTAAGAGTCCCAGTTAAAAAAAGCAAGGAAGCGCGGCAGCTATTGGCGCCGATCCTTAATAGAAAGTAA
- a CDS encoding cobalamin-binding protein, which translates to MAVLEDLAASVISGSAPKTEEYTNAALASGLAPVEVLTKGLIAGMNVVGQKFKANEFYVPEVLIAARAMKAGMKILRPKLAETGIKPEAKFVVGTVKGDLHDIGKNLVAMMMEGAGFEVIDLGVDVTPEKFVEAVKTNQAEIIGMSALLTTTMLNMKDTVAALNESGLRKQVKVMVGGAPLTQSFSDEIGADGYAPDAASAVDLARQFLQKS; encoded by the coding sequence ATGGCGGTTCTGGAAGATCTGGCGGCAAGTGTGATCAGCGGCAGTGCGCCCAAAACAGAAGAGTACACCAATGCAGCGTTGGCGTCCGGCCTGGCGCCGGTTGAGGTGCTGACCAAGGGTTTGATCGCAGGCATGAACGTCGTGGGTCAGAAATTTAAAGCCAATGAATTTTACGTTCCTGAAGTTCTCATCGCAGCCCGTGCCATGAAAGCCGGGATGAAAATTCTCCGTCCCAAACTGGCAGAGACCGGCATCAAGCCGGAAGCCAAGTTCGTTGTCGGCACGGTCAAGGGCGATCTGCATGACATCGGCAAGAACCTGGTGGCCATGATGATGGAAGGCGCAGGTTTTGAGGTGATCGATCTGGGCGTGGATGTAACGCCGGAAAAATTCGTCGAGGCGGTCAAGACCAACCAGGCCGAGATCATCGGCATGTCCGCTCTGCTGACCACGACGATGTTGAATATGAAAGACACGGTCGCTGCATTGAATGAGAGCGGTCTGAGAAAACAGGTAAAAGTCATGGTCGGCGGCGCGCCGTTGACGCAGAGTTTCTCTGATGAGATCGGTGCGGATGGATACGCGCCGGACGCCGCCTCGGCCGTGGACTTGGCCCGCCAGTTCTTGCAGAAGAGCTGA
- a CDS encoding M48 family metallopeptidase — MASLIDRLIRSKRKRIALVIETDGSLVVKAPLRMPLWAIEALVREKEKWIRRTQERIKLRPKIILPALRDGERFLFKGREYPLEIIRDRPDVLELGTTLRISEQGDRPMRTRLLLWYRKEAAALLAERVRHYAYQTGLAPRSLYLSNARKRWGSCSPHGRLNISWRLVMAPVEIIDYVVVHELVHLVIKNHSLSFKSAVAAILPDARDREKWLQQNGFRLDF; from the coding sequence GTGGCTAGCCTGATCGACCGGTTGATCCGTTCAAAACGAAAACGCATCGCACTGGTGATCGAAACCGACGGATCACTTGTGGTGAAAGCACCTCTGCGCATGCCGCTTTGGGCCATCGAAGCCCTGGTGCGGGAAAAAGAAAAGTGGATCCGCAGGACCCAGGAACGCATCAAGCTCCGCCCCAAGATCATATTGCCTGCTTTGCGGGACGGCGAGCGGTTTCTTTTCAAAGGCCGTGAGTATCCTCTCGAGATCATTCGGGACCGGCCGGATGTGCTGGAACTCGGCACCACTCTGCGTATTTCAGAGCAGGGCGACCGTCCGATGCGCACGCGGCTGCTGCTATGGTATCGCAAGGAGGCGGCTGCTCTGCTGGCTGAACGGGTTCGGCACTATGCGTATCAGACCGGGCTGGCGCCACGTTCTCTGTATTTGAGCAACGCGCGCAAACGCTGGGGCTCCTGCAGCCCGCATGGCCGATTGAACATCAGCTGGCGTCTGGTGATGGCGCCTGTTGAAATCATCGATTATGTGGTCGTTCATGAACTCGTCCATTTGGTGATCAAAAACCATTCCTTGAGCTTTAAGAGCGCCGTGGCAGCCATTCTTCCGGACGCCCGCGACCGGGAAAAATGGCTGCAGCAGAACGGCTTCCGGTTGGATTTTTAG
- a CDS encoding chorismate mutase: MMTISELRSRIDVLDELIVYLLNQRAAAARQIGRLKKQERLEVQDAGREADVLAHVVEQNQGPLTAEQVAIIFQHIITGCRDLQR; encoded by the coding sequence GTGATGACGATCTCTGAATTACGCAGCCGGATCGATGTGTTGGACGAGTTGATTGTATACTTGCTCAACCAGCGTGCGGCAGCCGCCCGGCAGATAGGACGGCTAAAGAAACAGGAACGGCTCGAGGTACAGGACGCCGGCCGCGAGGCTGACGTTTTGGCCCATGTCGTGGAACAGAATCAGGGTCCCTTGACCGCGGAACAGGTGGCGATCATTTTTCAACACATCATCACCGGCTGTCGGGACCTTCAGCGTTAA
- a CDS encoding 3-deoxy-7-phosphoheptulonate synthase: MKDTATESMIQNVSDRLESIGFVVHKVVGVNQTILGAIGDKRSVEPSEFEVMEGVHEVIRITVPYKLASRTFHPENTVIEVKCASFGGEQVSVIAGPCSVESEEQMYTIAHEVKKNGGRGLRGGAFKPRTS; the protein is encoded by the coding sequence ATGAAGGATACAGCGACCGAATCCATGATCCAGAACGTTTCCGACCGTCTGGAGTCGATCGGTTTTGTCGTACACAAGGTCGTTGGTGTGAACCAGACCATCCTGGGGGCCATTGGCGATAAACGATCCGTAGAGCCCAGTGAGTTTGAGGTCATGGAAGGGGTGCACGAGGTCATACGCATCACCGTGCCGTATAAACTGGCCAGCCGCACCTTTCATCCCGAAAACACGGTGATTGAAGTCAAGTGCGCCTCATTCGGCGGTGAACAGGTCAGTGTAATCGCCGGTCCCTGTTCTGTGGAGAGTGAGGAACAGATGTACACGATCGCCCATGAGGTGAAAAAAAACGGCGGCCGTGGCCTGCGCGGCGGCGCTTTCAAACCGCGCACCTCTC
- a CDS encoding amidohydrolase family protein, translated as MRMTTSHWGGILILCTVCRSQIVLVGPPSAGFEKRIADAVQSVRIIDTHEHLLSEKERVEQKANFDFTLLFSHYTKEDLISAANEKSLIEVVFNNRFPIQDRWNLFAPYWDAVRTTGYGRASWLAVHDLYGIDELNESSCVSLSEKLQAATQPGLYRSILKEKAGIDLSLNDVGHRKLDTEFFRSVERFDQFIDVSSHAEIKQLCQQHGTSGVTLEDYLQALRRAFQEGLEYGMVGVKSGLAYNRILNYEDISRERALEVFGKLEHKEASRQEIKAFQDFMMHRVMDLADEYDLPVQIHTGLQAGNGNLITNSHPIHLVNLFMEYPEVNFCLFHGAYPYGPELGTLAKNFPNVFIDLCWDYVISPSYSIRNLHEWLETVPNNKIMAFGGDYSVVELVYSHAVMARRCITEVLTEKVRSRYLSEAEALGIAEKILRTNALRVFKLAPGGDGPKIPAVLQKSGPLHDWWRLHTSKEGFIKSWKVIGPFETGEGLDQVLPPEKNVDFSQSHPRLGGQVSWQTAEASSAGYLNFIAHFARTQSEGRAGAIGMVYAYTEIECPDERPATLTIGSNDGAKVWLNGQVIYNEKGGRIAVADQDILNVKLHPGTNRLLVKVQNLGASWGLYVRVVDSDGKLKYKSF; from the coding sequence ATGCGAATGACAACCAGCCACTGGGGGGGTATCTTAATCCTATGCACGGTCTGCCGCAGCCAGATCGTTCTGGTGGGGCCGCCCTCAGCGGGCTTTGAAAAACGCATAGCCGATGCCGTACAATCCGTTCGCATCATCGACACCCATGAACATCTGCTCAGCGAAAAAGAACGCGTGGAGCAAAAAGCAAATTTTGACTTTACTTTGCTGTTCAGCCATTACACCAAGGAAGATCTGATCTCCGCCGCAAATGAAAAAAGCCTTATTGAAGTCGTGTTCAACAACCGTTTTCCCATTCAAGATCGTTGGAATTTGTTCGCCCCTTATTGGGATGCAGTCCGCACCACGGGCTATGGCCGAGCTTCGTGGTTGGCGGTCCATGACCTTTATGGGATCGACGAATTGAACGAATCCTCCTGCGTCAGCCTGAGCGAAAAACTTCAAGCCGCGACTCAGCCCGGCCTGTACCGCTCGATTTTAAAAGAAAAAGCCGGTATCGACCTGTCACTGAACGATGTGGGTCACCGAAAACTTGATACGGAATTCTTTCGTTCGGTGGAACGCTTTGACCAGTTCATCGATGTCTCTTCCCATGCGGAGATCAAACAGCTGTGCCAGCAACATGGCACATCCGGCGTCACGCTGGAGGATTATCTCCAGGCCCTACGCCGGGCCTTTCAAGAGGGACTGGAGTACGGCATGGTTGGCGTGAAATCCGGACTCGCCTACAACCGCATTTTGAACTATGAAGACATCTCGCGCGAAAGAGCGCTGGAGGTGTTTGGCAAACTGGAACACAAAGAAGCCTCCCGCCAGGAGATCAAGGCATTCCAGGATTTTATGATGCATCGGGTGATGGACCTGGCGGATGAGTATGACCTGCCGGTGCAGATCCATACCGGCCTGCAGGCGGGCAACGGCAATCTGATCACCAACTCTCATCCCATCCACCTGGTCAATCTCTTTATGGAATACCCTGAAGTCAACTTTTGCCTGTTTCACGGCGCCTACCCATACGGGCCGGAGCTTGGAACCCTGGCGAAAAATTTTCCCAACGTGTTTATCGATCTCTGCTGGGATTATGTGATCTCCCCCTCGTACAGCATCCGTAATCTGCATGAATGGCTCGAGACCGTTCCCAACAACAAGATCATGGCGTTCGGCGGCGATTACAGCGTGGTGGAACTGGTTTACAGCCATGCCGTGATGGCCCGTCGCTGCATCACCGAGGTGTTAACCGAAAAAGTGCGCTCCCGTTATCTGAGCGAGGCGGAGGCGCTTGGCATCGCGGAGAAAATTCTGCGCACAAACGCCCTGCGCGTGTTTAAGCTTGCGCCGGGGGGCGACGGTCCAAAGATCCCAGCGGTTTTGCAGAAATCGGGACCGTTGCATGACTGGTGGCGGTTGCATACATCAAAAGAGGGCTTTATTAAATCATGGAAAGTGATCGGTCCCTTTGAAACCGGAGAAGGACTGGATCAGGTGCTGCCGCCGGAAAAGAATGTCGATTTCAGCCAAAGCCATCCTAGGCTCGGTGGCCAGGTGAGCTGGCAGACAGCTGAGGCGTCCAGCGCAGGGTATTTGAATTTCATCGCCCATTTTGCCCGGACCCAGTCAGAAGGCCGGGCTGGTGCCATCGGGATGGTCTATGCCTACACGGAGATCGAATGTCCGGATGAGCGCCCAGCCACACTGACCATCGGCAGCAACGACGGCGCCAAGGTCTGGCTCAACGGTCAGGTGATCTATAATGAAAAAGGGGGGCGCATCGCCGTCGCCGATCAGGACATTCTGAACGTTAAACTGCACCCAGGGACAAACCGGCTGCTGGTCAAAGTGCAAAACCTCGGCGCCAGCTGGGGGCTGTATGTACGCGTTGTGGATTCCGACGGCAAGCTGAAATACAAGAGTTTTTAG
- the queF gene encoding NADPH-dependent 7-cyano-7-deazaguanine reductase QueF, whose product MESKIMQELKRGQREIMQSRLEVFDNIYRHRDYVITIVNPEFTCLCPRTGYPDFAVIEIRYIPNRYCLELKSWKLFINKYRDRGIFHEEVTNELLEALVQALKPRYLHIRGDFNPRGNVHTVVTAEYRSRGFKGQVAG is encoded by the coding sequence ATGGAAAGTAAGATTATGCAAGAACTTAAACGCGGACAACGCGAAATCATGCAATCCCGCCTGGAGGTGTTTGACAATATTTATCGACATCGGGATTATGTCATCACGATCGTAAATCCGGAATTCACCTGCCTGTGCCCGCGCACGGGTTATCCGGATTTTGCCGTCATCGAGATCCGCTACATCCCCAATCGATACTGTCTGGAACTGAAATCTTGGAAGCTGTTCATCAACAAGTATCGGGATCGCGGCATTTTTCATGAGGAGGTGACCAACGAACTTCTCGAAGCCCTGGTGCAGGCGCTGAAGCCCCGCTATCTGCACATTCGCGGCGATTTTAATCCGCGCGGCAATGTGCATACGGTGGTCACTGCGGAATATCGCAGCCGGGGATTCAAGGGCCAAGTGGCCGGCTGA
- the queD gene encoding 6-carboxytetrahydropterin synthase QueD, which translates to MYKLNVESEFSAAHFLPDYSGACKRVHGHNWKIRLTVGAKKVDESGMAMDLADVRELLETCLEPLDHQILNEVAPFDQMTPTSENMARYIYEWIKKELPAHARMVQVEVFESNKFSVVYTEE; encoded by the coding sequence ATGTATAAGCTGAATGTAGAGTCGGAATTTTCCGCGGCCCATTTTCTGCCGGATTATTCCGGTGCGTGCAAACGCGTTCACGGTCATAACTGGAAAATCCGTCTGACGGTGGGCGCTAAAAAAGTGGACGAAAGCGGCATGGCCATGGATTTGGCCGACGTACGGGAACTACTGGAAACCTGCCTCGAACCACTGGATCATCAAATCCTCAATGAAGTGGCGCCGTTTGATCAGATGACGCCCACTTCGGAGAACATGGCCCGTTATATCTATGAGTGGATTAAAAAAGAACTGCCGGCGCATGCGCGCATGGTCCAGGTGGAAGTGTTCGAATCGAATAAATTCTCCGTCGTCTATACGGAGGAGTGA
- the queC gene encoding 7-cyano-7-deazaguanine synthase QueC, with protein MMNRAICLLSGGLDSATTLAIAKSEGWTMTALTFDYGQRAAVEIQAALKVAAQIGVESHKIFHIDLRQIGGSALTDEWEVPKQEPVPGTIPSTYVPARNTILLSCALAYAEVIGATAIYIGVNSLDYSGYTDCRPEFIAAFEQLAGLATRTGNEGVHIHIYAPLLFLNKADIIRRGVQLGVEFGYTFSCYDPSPAGLACGLCESCRIRLNGFKEAGLVDPIPYQFYGK; from the coding sequence ATGATGAACCGTGCGATCTGTTTGTTGAGCGGCGGGCTGGACTCGGCGACCACGCTGGCCATCGCCAAGTCAGAAGGGTGGACGATGACTGCTCTAACCTTTGATTATGGACAGCGGGCTGCGGTGGAGATACAGGCTGCATTGAAGGTGGCTGCCCAAATCGGCGTTGAGAGCCACAAAATTTTTCATATCGATCTACGTCAGATCGGCGGCTCTGCGCTTACGGATGAATGGGAGGTGCCCAAGCAGGAACCGGTCCCCGGCACGATCCCTTCCACCTATGTGCCGGCGCGCAACACAATCCTGCTCTCCTGTGCGCTGGCGTATGCCGAGGTGATAGGTGCTACCGCCATCTACATCGGTGTCAACAGCTTGGACTACAGCGGTTACACCGATTGCCGTCCTGAATTCATCGCGGCTTTTGAACAACTGGCTGGCCTGGCCACCCGCACAGGGAACGAAGGCGTTCACATCCACATTTATGCGCCGTTGCTCTTCTTGAACAAAGCGGATATCATCCGCCGTGGCGTTCAGTTGGGCGTAGAGTTTGGCTACACATTCAGCTGCTATGATCCATCGCCCGCGGGGCTGGCTTGCGGTCTGTGCGAGAGCTGCCGGATCCGGTTGAATGGATTTAAAGAAGCCGGTCTCGTCGATCCCATCCCTTACCAATTTTATGGAAAGTAA